Proteins encoded together in one Triticum dicoccoides isolate Atlit2015 ecotype Zavitan chromosome 7B, WEW_v2.0, whole genome shotgun sequence window:
- the LOC119341865 gene encoding 12-oxophytodienoate reductase 1-like gives MEPIPLLTPYKMGQFELSHRVVLAPMTRQRAYGGVPQPHAALYYSQRATPRGLLISEATRVAPAREDEEPTSFRDMPGVWAAEQVEAWRPVVDAVHAEGAVFFCQLWHAAAGDGDAVPQRQLVSPQMSFDGRREELTSPRRVAAEDAPAVVDAFRRAARNAIDAGFDGVELQGTNGYFVVDGGDGPESRCRFALEVVEAVAREIGGHRLGLRLDQFTAGPDEHALALHVVSRLNDLGVLYCHMIEPKVDGRRRVSRRLLPYREAFGGTFIASGGYGREEGDAAVGEGYADLVAYGRLFLANPDLPRRFELGAPLNDCVSATFYGAGAGAAHPAVGYTDYPFLE, from the exons ATGGAGCCCATCCCTCTGCTCACGCCCTACAAGATGGGCCAGTTCGAGCTGTCGCACCGGGTCGTGCTGGCGCCCATGACGCGGCAGCGCGCCTACGGCGGCGTGCCGCAGCCGCACGCCGCCCTCTACTACTCCCAGCGCGCCACCCCCAGGGGGCTCCTCATCTCCGAGGCCACGCGCGTCGCGCCGGCAAGGGAGGACGAGGAGCCGACGTCGTTCAGGGACATGCCGGGGGTCTGGGCGGCCGAGCAGGTCGAGGCGTGGAGGCCCGTGGTGGACGCCGTGCACGCCGAGGGCGCCGTCTTCTTCTGCCAGCTCTGgcacgccgccgccggcgacggcgaTGCCGTCCCGCAAAGGCAGCTGGTGAGCCCGCAGATGAGCTTCGACGGCCGCCGCGAGGAGCTGACGTCGCCGAGGAGGGTGGCCGCCGAGGACGCGCCCGCCGTCGTCGACGCCTTCAGACGCGCCGCCAGGAACGCCATCGATGCCG GCTTCGACGGCGTCGAGCTCCAAGGCACCAACGGCTacttcgtcgtcgacggtggcgatgGCCCGGAGAGCCGGTGCCGGTTCGCGCTGGAGGTGGTGGAGGCCGTGGCGCGGGAGATCGGCGGCCACCGCCTGGGCCTGCGGCTGGACCAGTTCACCGCCGGGCCCGACGAGCACGCGCTGGCGCTCCACGTCGTGAGCCGGCTCAACGACCTCGGCGTGCTCTACTGCCACATGATCGAGCCCAAGGTGGACGGCCGGCGGCGCGTGTCCCGGCGGCTGCTGCCGTACAGGGAGGCGTTCGGCGGCACGTTCATCGCCAGCGGCGGGTACGGGCGAGAGGAGGGCGACGCGGCCGTCGGCGAGGGGTACGCCGACCTGGTGGCCTACGGGCGGCTCTTCCTGGCCAACCCGGACCTGCCGAGGAGGTTCGAGCTGGGCGCGCCGCTCAACGACTGCGTCAGCGCCACCTTCTACGGCGCCGGCGCCGGAGCCGCCCACCCCGCTGTCGGATACACCGATTACCCCTTCCTAGAATGA